From one Streptomyces sp. NBC_01478 genomic stretch:
- a CDS encoding expansin EXLX1 family cellulose-binding protein, with product MQETTRQAARQRRRRRRLMVGTTTGLIVTGLLVCLVMTMRPDRKEEAGQAAATAVANSQETLPAGSPGHSASPSTTSTSSVTPSAGPTTPKASPSRSAAPASASPRKAPVTTSPGGRIRPKVTYPGVATVYKAGVGDGACSYGPSSDMMIAAMNTTDYETSRACGAYIRVHAANGASVTVRITNECPLPCAPGQLDLSEQAFAELAPVSTGRLAITWSLLSPDTSGTISIRYKTGSSPYWCGIQAIGHRNPLARLEVRTGGSWRQLARTDYNYFLSPDGSGCGGAIRLTDIYGQQLTVDGVGLRPDVVQPTRLQFARH from the coding sequence ATGCAGGAGACAACACGTCAGGCGGCGCGGCAGCGCAGGCGCAGACGCCGACTGATGGTGGGCACCACCACGGGGCTGATCGTCACAGGACTTCTCGTCTGCCTGGTCATGACGATGCGACCAGACCGCAAGGAGGAGGCAGGGCAGGCGGCGGCCACTGCCGTCGCCAACTCCCAGGAGACTCTCCCGGCGGGCTCGCCGGGGCACTCGGCGTCCCCGTCCACGACCTCCACGAGTTCCGTGACACCGTCCGCCGGTCCGACCACGCCGAAGGCCTCCCCGTCCAGGTCGGCGGCGCCGGCATCGGCCTCCCCGCGGAAGGCTCCCGTCACGACCTCGCCGGGCGGGCGGATCCGGCCCAAGGTCACCTACCCGGGGGTCGCCACGGTCTACAAGGCCGGGGTCGGGGACGGCGCCTGCTCGTACGGTCCGAGCAGCGACATGATGATCGCGGCGATGAACACCACCGACTACGAGACGTCCAGGGCGTGCGGGGCGTACATACGCGTCCATGCGGCGAACGGCGCCTCCGTCACAGTCCGGATCACCAACGAATGCCCGCTGCCCTGCGCACCCGGGCAACTCGACCTCAGCGAACAGGCCTTCGCCGAACTGGCCCCCGTCTCGACCGGACGGCTCGCGATCACCTGGAGCCTGCTGAGCCCCGACACGTCGGGCACGATCTCGATCCGTTACAAGACCGGGTCCAGCCCTTACTGGTGCGGCATCCAGGCGATCGGCCACCGCAACCCGCTGGCCCGGCTGGAGGTCCGCACCGGCGGCAGTTGGCGCCAACTGGCCCGCACCGACTACAACTACTTCCTCTCTCCCGACGGCAGCGGGTGCGGCGGCGCCATCAGGCTCACCGACATCTACGGACAACAACTCACCGTCGACGGAGTCGGTCTACGGCCGGACGTCGTACAGCCCACGCGACTCCAGTTCGCACGACACTGA
- a CDS encoding response regulator transcription factor, producing the protein MTEQPAAARPRHRLLVVEDEPSIRTLLEATLRLTGYEVSSTDTGRAALLEVERFQPHLVLLDVMLPDLDGFEVTRRLREAGDDCPILFLTARTGTDDRITGLSAGGDDYVAKPFSIEEVLLRIEAILRRTAPSAEWRAAPSVLRYADLELDEGAHEVHRAGRYIALSPTEFKLLAYLLSNAGQVVSKVQILDHVWSYDFAGDSRIIETYVRYLRRKIDCFEPPLIHTVRGVGYCLRFPRDHAGTPDQ; encoded by the coding sequence ATGACCGAGCAGCCCGCAGCCGCGCGACCGCGGCATCGGCTCCTCGTGGTCGAGGACGAGCCCAGCATTCGCACCCTGCTGGAGGCGACGCTTCGCCTGACCGGATACGAGGTGAGCAGCACCGACACCGGCCGGGCGGCCCTCCTGGAGGTCGAACGCTTTCAACCGCATCTGGTGCTGCTGGACGTGATGCTGCCCGACCTGGACGGCTTCGAGGTGACCCGGAGGCTGCGGGAGGCAGGCGACGACTGTCCGATCCTGTTCCTGACCGCCCGCACCGGCACCGACGATCGCATCACCGGCCTCAGCGCCGGAGGGGACGACTACGTCGCCAAACCCTTCAGCATCGAGGAGGTGCTGCTGCGCATTGAGGCCATCCTGCGCCGCACGGCGCCGTCCGCCGAATGGCGGGCGGCGCCGAGTGTGCTGCGCTACGCCGACCTCGAACTCGACGAGGGCGCCCACGAGGTGCACCGCGCGGGACGGTACATCGCCCTGTCGCCAACGGAGTTCAAGCTCCTGGCCTACCTTCTGTCGAACGCGGGCCAGGTGGTGAGCAAGGTCCAGATCCTCGACCACGTCTGGAGCTACGACTTCGCCGGCGACTCCCGGATCATCGAAACGTACGTCAGGTACCTGCGCAGGAAGATCGACTGCTTCGAGCCGCCACTGATCCACACCGTGCGAGGCGTCGGCTACTGCCTCAGGTTTCCCCGCGACCACGCAGGGACGCCGGACCAGTGA
- a CDS encoding DUF1877 family protein, with product MSTYLRLRAVPPPALRNSATWLERLFGDGSATVRHRLVRHHEEVLDQRYLDQERIYAGALSHRAEDRPRTQVVLGGRPVFRPDRHKPPLLVLTAAQVRRVAGFLATADFDALWDVARDELVPRYGGVTAEPETWGAFAAAHQELKAFYAQTAEHGDAVVKWLPA from the coding sequence ATGAGTACGTACCTCCGACTGCGAGCGGTGCCGCCCCCGGCACTGCGCAACAGCGCGACCTGGCTTGAACGACTGTTCGGGGACGGCTCGGCGACCGTCCGCCACCGGCTCGTCCGGCACCACGAGGAGGTGCTGGACCAGCGCTATCTGGACCAGGAGCGGATCTACGCCGGTGCTCTCTCGCATCGCGCCGAGGACCGGCCGCGGACCCAGGTGGTGCTCGGTGGCCGCCCGGTGTTCCGCCCCGACCGGCACAAGCCGCCGCTCCTGGTGCTCACGGCGGCCCAGGTCCGCCGGGTTGCCGGGTTCCTGGCGACGGCCGACTTCGACGCGCTCTGGGATGTCGCCCGCGACGAACTGGTACCGCGCTACGGCGGCGTGACCGCGGAGCCCGAGACCTGGGGTGCGTTCGCTGCCGCGCACCAGGAGCTGAAGGCGTTCTACGCGCAGACGGCCGAGCACGGGGACGCGGTGGTGAAGTGGCTGCCGGCCTGA
- a CDS encoding sensor histidine kinase — MTRFLPRPPKSLRRRLVLGAALLATAAVLISQAIGYVVLHSWLLDRVDEQLVEFHPPALVYYDALHGRLPDPGGQQDVLPSDFHIYFYDSSGSRLNNSLGSETKPGPRLAGRAEGLGLKDGHPGTVSAVSGDGRWRVLLNPGPDGMSAVVALPLDTVDGATSKLLWLNAVLLAVTVVALIALGRWVVRLGLLPLTRMERTAQDVTAGRLDLRLPDTDAGTEIGRLGRVLNSMLDRLQKALLAREASEARLRRFVADAGHELRTPLTAIQGYAQLALRPEPRSALERNEANRFIAQNAERMSLLVDDLQLLATLDKEPSYGRERVDLLSLAADAVSAAAVHSESHPVDLGPLHTPADPTGAEELVVAETVGDPHRLQQIVENLLSNARTHTPPGTRVHVRVGTTEAGPGTGGTDRPGRTTASPPLPEGQPVSVIEVADEGPGLEPVDAELVFERFYRADPARSRIHGGSGLGLAIAATIAEGHDGRLELDTAPGRGCTFRLVLPAADSGPERH; from the coding sequence GTGACCCGGTTCCTGCCCCGGCCGCCCAAGTCGCTGCGAAGGCGCCTCGTCCTCGGCGCGGCTCTGCTCGCCACCGCGGCAGTCCTGATCTCCCAGGCGATCGGCTATGTGGTGCTTCACTCCTGGCTGCTGGACCGCGTCGACGAGCAGCTCGTCGAGTTCCATCCACCGGCTCTCGTCTACTACGACGCGCTCCATGGCAGGCTCCCGGATCCGGGAGGACAACAGGATGTGCTTCCCTCGGACTTCCACATCTACTTCTACGACTCCTCCGGGAGCCGTCTGAACAACTCCCTGGGCTCCGAGACCAAGCCAGGACCTCGGTTGGCCGGTCGAGCGGAGGGCCTCGGGCTGAAGGACGGGCACCCCGGAACCGTGTCCGCCGTCAGTGGTGACGGCCGCTGGCGGGTGTTGCTGAACCCCGGTCCGGACGGCATGAGCGCGGTGGTCGCCCTTCCGCTCGACACCGTCGACGGCGCCACATCGAAACTCCTGTGGTTGAACGCCGTACTGCTCGCCGTCACGGTCGTCGCCCTGATCGCCCTGGGCCGGTGGGTGGTTCGTCTGGGGCTGCTGCCCCTGACCAGAATGGAACGGACGGCTCAGGACGTCACCGCGGGCCGGCTCGATCTGCGGTTGCCCGACACCGATGCGGGTACGGAGATCGGACGACTCGGCCGGGTCCTGAACTCCATGCTCGACCGCCTGCAGAAGGCGCTGCTGGCCCGAGAGGCCTCGGAGGCCCGCCTTCGCCGGTTCGTCGCCGACGCCGGGCACGAGCTGCGCACTCCGCTCACCGCCATCCAGGGCTACGCCCAACTCGCCCTTCGCCCTGAACCGCGCTCGGCGCTCGAACGAAACGAGGCCAACCGGTTCATCGCGCAGAACGCGGAACGCATGAGTCTGCTCGTCGACGATCTCCAGTTGCTCGCGACCCTGGACAAGGAACCTTCGTACGGCAGGGAGCGGGTCGATCTGCTGTCCCTCGCGGCGGACGCCGTCAGCGCCGCCGCCGTCCACAGCGAGTCCCATCCCGTGGACCTCGGCCCGTTGCACACCCCGGCCGATCCCACCGGAGCGGAGGAACTCGTTGTCGCGGAGACCGTCGGCGACCCGCACCGACTGCAGCAGATCGTGGAGAACCTGCTTTCCAACGCCCGCACCCACACCCCGCCGGGCACCCGGGTCCATGTTCGTGTCGGCACGACCGAGGCGGGTCCCGGAACCGGCGGCACGGACCGGCCCGGACGCACCACCGCTTCACCGCCCCTGCCGGAGGGCCAGCCGGTCAGTGTGATCGAGGTGGCGGACGAAGGGCCGGGCCTCGAACCAGTCGACGCCGAGCTCGTCTTCGAGCGGTTCTACCGCGCCGACCCCGCGCGCTCCCGCATCCACGGCGGCAGCGGCCTCGGCCTGGCCATCGCCGCGACCATCGCCGAGGGCCACGACGGCCGCCTCGAACTCGACACGGCCCCCGGCCGCGGCTGCACCTTCCGCCTGGTCCTGCCCGCAGCCGACTCCGGCCCGGAACGCCACTGA
- a CDS encoding glycosyltransferase family 39 protein produces the protein MSNYAHIRPVPAASAHDGKRTSTTTSVRRLPGWAAPAALGAVLVLAAVLYGWALNSLGWGNSYYSAAVKSMGKSWTNFLFGSFDPVGVVTVDKPPAALWPQVISSKIFGMHGWALILPQLLEGMAGVLVLHRTVRRWAGERAALIAALVLTLTPITVAINRDNNPDTLLVLLLVSAAYALTRALQAEGRAATWWLCASGFLVGCGFLTKMLAAWMVVPAFAVAWLVGASGPWIPRVRRLLGAGAILAASSLWWVAMVALWPGDRPYIGGSKDGSAWDLVIGYNGLGRVFGSSDGMPQGMGGSGGGFAGGFGGQPGLSRLFEAQVGGQISWLLPLCALALVVAVVGVVLRRRGGLPDSAVLPASGWLLWGTWLVVCAAVFSTQKGIFHPYYTTQLAPAIAALCGGLTAALVRVHRAGLRWAPLVGMAAVVVSVAWAVVLVRREPDWHGWLVWPVLLAGCAAVVLLVLARRRGRLLTVAGCAAVLSVLLAPGAWAVTVPGSTSMGGSNPTAGPTTLGFGGGGMPSQGADNGGLPSGMPSGMPSNMPGLPGGDASSGQTGEPPTGGVPSGMPTGGANGMPGASGEAGSNASGTPSFPGTGSGTAPGGRGGFGDGELTAEQRKILQYAVEHAPDARIKLAVEGGALNASAFILGTDETVIGMGGFTNSDNAPSVAQLEKWTKNGELRYILGSDMNGGGMPGLSGGYTEQRSDWIADHCTKVPVSAYGGTSGTSSQNNGGGAMGSGGGNVLYDCAAK, from the coding sequence ATGAGCAACTACGCGCACATCAGGCCCGTACCGGCGGCATCGGCACACGACGGGAAGCGCACGAGTACCACTACGTCCGTCCGCCGACTCCCCGGCTGGGCAGCACCCGCCGCGCTCGGAGCCGTCCTCGTCCTCGCGGCCGTGCTGTACGGCTGGGCCCTCAACTCCCTTGGCTGGGGCAACAGTTACTACTCGGCCGCCGTGAAGTCGATGGGGAAGAGCTGGACCAACTTCCTCTTCGGCTCCTTCGACCCGGTGGGCGTGGTCACCGTCGACAAACCCCCGGCCGCGCTGTGGCCGCAGGTGATCAGCAGCAAGATCTTCGGGATGCACGGCTGGGCGCTGATCCTGCCGCAACTCCTCGAAGGCATGGCCGGGGTGCTGGTGCTGCACCGCACCGTGCGCCGCTGGGCGGGGGAGCGGGCGGCACTGATCGCGGCTCTCGTGCTCACCCTGACCCCCATCACCGTGGCCATCAACCGGGACAACAACCCGGACACACTGCTGGTGCTGTTGCTGGTGTCGGCGGCGTACGCCCTGACCCGCGCGTTGCAGGCCGAGGGCCGGGCCGCGACATGGTGGCTGTGCGCGAGCGGCTTTCTGGTCGGGTGCGGATTCCTCACCAAGATGCTCGCCGCCTGGATGGTCGTTCCCGCGTTCGCCGTCGCCTGGCTCGTGGGAGCAAGCGGCCCCTGGATACCGCGAGTGCGGCGTCTGCTGGGCGCGGGGGCCATCCTGGCGGCGTCCTCCCTGTGGTGGGTCGCCATGGTCGCCCTGTGGCCGGGCGACCGCCCCTACATCGGTGGCAGCAAGGACGGCTCGGCCTGGGACCTCGTGATCGGCTACAACGGGCTGGGGAGGGTCTTCGGCTCCAGCGACGGGATGCCCCAGGGAATGGGCGGATCAGGCGGCGGATTCGCCGGCGGATTCGGCGGTCAACCCGGCCTCAGCCGTCTGTTCGAGGCGCAAGTGGGCGGCCAGATCAGTTGGTTGCTGCCGCTCTGCGCGCTGGCTCTGGTCGTCGCCGTCGTCGGTGTGGTGCTGCGCCGACGGGGCGGACTGCCCGACTCCGCCGTACTGCCGGCCTCCGGCTGGCTGCTGTGGGGAACCTGGCTGGTGGTCTGCGCGGCCGTGTTCTCGACCCAGAAGGGCATCTTCCACCCCTACTACACCACTCAGCTCGCCCCGGCGATCGCCGCCCTGTGCGGCGGACTGACGGCAGCCCTCGTCCGCGTCCACCGCGCCGGCCTGCGCTGGGCACCGCTGGTCGGCATGGCCGCGGTCGTGGTGAGCGTGGCCTGGGCCGTGGTGCTGGTCCGCCGTGAGCCCGACTGGCACGGCTGGCTGGTCTGGCCCGTGCTGCTGGCCGGTTGCGCCGCGGTCGTCCTCCTGGTGCTCGCACGACGCCGCGGCCGACTGCTGACGGTCGCCGGTTGTGCTGCGGTGCTGTCGGTCCTGCTGGCGCCGGGAGCGTGGGCGGTGACCGTCCCCGGCTCGACCAGCATGGGAGGCTCCAACCCGACGGCCGGGCCGACGACACTCGGGTTCGGCGGCGGTGGCATGCCCTCGCAGGGCGCGGACAACGGAGGCCTTCCCTCGGGCATGCCGTCCGGGATGCCGTCGAACATGCCGGGCCTCCCCGGCGGTGACGCCTCTTCGGGACAGACCGGCGAGCCCCCGACCGGCGGAGTGCCTTCCGGCATGCCCACAGGGGGAGCGAACGGTATGCCCGGTGCATCCGGGGAAGCGGGCTCGAACGCCAGCGGCACACCCTCGTTCCCAGGTACCGGCTCGGGAACGGCCCCTGGCGGGCGCGGCGGCTTCGGCGACGGGGAACTCACCGCCGAGCAGCGCAAGATCCTGCAGTACGCCGTCGAACACGCACCCGACGCACGCATCAAGCTCGCCGTCGAGGGCGGCGCCCTCAACGCCAGCGCCTTCATCCTGGGCACCGACGAAACCGTCATCGGCATGGGCGGCTTCACCAACAGCGACAACGCGCCCTCGGTGGCCCAGTTGGAGAAGTGGACCAAGAACGGCGAACTACGCTACATCCTGGGCTCCGACATGAACGGCGGCGGCATGCCGGGCCTGTCCGGCGGCTACACCGAGCAGCGCTCCGACTGGATCGCCGACCATTGCACCAAGGTTCCGGTGTCGGCGTACGGCGGCACCTCCGGCACGTCGTCACAGAACAACGGCGGCGGTGCGATGGGATCGGGCGGAGGCAACGTGCTCTACGACTGCGCCGCCAAGTAA
- a CDS encoding RNA polymerase sigma factor, translated as MGQLRRPRRVQTYDGELGAAVERAQDGDESAFTILYRIVQPSLLGYLHGLVGDDAEDVASDAWLEIARDLDRFKGDGAGFRGWTATIARHRALDHLRRQRVRPRAGGTEQDVLDLPGPHSTYDQALESLSTERALDLVRGLPRDQAEAVLLRVVVGLDGPAAGRVLGKRPGAVRTSAHRGLKRLARQLGVGSEVDAGVTDEASRTLVESKRTTTAAEMNIDGHGGPMYRHQTDMPNESNLSDKNGSGHG; from the coding sequence TTGGGCCAGCTACGGCGACCCCGGCGCGTGCAGACGTACGACGGGGAATTGGGCGCGGCAGTCGAGCGAGCCCAGGACGGCGACGAATCCGCCTTCACGATCCTCTACCGGATCGTGCAGCCCAGCCTGCTCGGCTACCTGCACGGGCTTGTCGGCGACGACGCGGAGGACGTGGCGTCCGACGCCTGGCTGGAAATCGCCCGTGACCTCGACCGTTTCAAGGGAGACGGGGCCGGGTTCCGTGGCTGGACCGCGACCATCGCCCGGCACCGTGCGCTGGATCATCTGCGGCGCCAGCGTGTGCGGCCCCGGGCGGGCGGGACCGAACAGGACGTACTGGACCTGCCCGGCCCGCACAGCACCTATGACCAGGCCCTGGAGTCCCTCTCCACCGAGCGGGCCCTGGACCTGGTCCGCGGGCTGCCGCGGGACCAGGCCGAGGCCGTGCTCCTGCGAGTCGTGGTCGGCCTGGACGGTCCCGCCGCCGGCCGCGTCCTCGGCAAGCGCCCGGGAGCGGTGCGCACGTCCGCCCATCGCGGACTGAAACGCCTCGCGCGCCAACTGGGCGTCGGCAGCGAAGTGGACGCGGGTGTGACGGATGAGGCTTCCCGAACGCTGGTGGAGTCGAAACGAACAACGACAGCAGCCGAAATGAACATCGACGGCCACGGTGGGCCGATGTACAGGCACCAGACGGACATGCCGAACGAATCAAACCTGTCGGACAAGAACGGAAGCGGACATGGGTGA
- a CDS encoding bifunctional glycosyltransferase family 2/GtrA family protein — MTPTPHLTELAARVERPAPFQPVERSLLAHAGTATVDIVVPVYNEERALPGCLRTLHARLSRGFPFPWRITVADNASTDETLATARRLADELPGVGVVHLDRKGRGLALRTVWGASDADIVAYMDVDLSTGLDGLLPLVAPLASGHSDLAIGSRLAPGARTVRGPRREFVSRCYNGIIRLTHGVRFTDAQCGFKAARTEVLGPLLEVTRDDAWFFDTELLLLAEHNGLRIHEVPVDWVEDVDTRVDVVSTAREDLRGLWRMARLKASGEARVEVRSRPEPAAEHPDAVLAPPARRGVLSWEVGCFVAIGVVSTAGQALLYWLLRGWWSPAVANLISLLGLTVLNTEANRRLTFRHSTTRPARAHLGAGGLFVLGYLVTSAAVLWFKSLDPGASPAAETAVLATASVAVTCVRFAVLRLAVFADPRSRTR; from the coding sequence CGGTGGACATCGTCGTTCCGGTCTACAACGAGGAACGAGCCCTGCCCGGCTGCCTGCGCACGCTTCACGCCCGCCTGTCCCGGGGCTTCCCCTTCCCCTGGCGGATCACTGTCGCCGACAACGCGAGCACCGACGAAACCCTGGCCACCGCCCGTCGCCTCGCGGACGAGCTGCCCGGGGTCGGCGTCGTCCACCTGGACCGCAAGGGCCGCGGACTCGCGCTGCGCACGGTCTGGGGCGCGAGCGACGCGGACATCGTGGCGTACATGGACGTGGACCTCTCCACGGGCCTCGACGGACTGCTCCCGCTGGTCGCGCCCCTGGCCAGCGGGCACTCGGACCTCGCGATCGGCTCCCGGCTGGCTCCCGGCGCACGCACGGTGCGCGGGCCGCGCCGCGAGTTCGTCTCCCGCTGCTACAACGGCATCATCCGGCTCACCCACGGGGTCCGCTTCACCGATGCCCAGTGCGGATTCAAGGCGGCCCGCACCGAGGTGCTCGGGCCGCTGCTGGAAGTCACCCGCGACGACGCGTGGTTCTTCGACACCGAGCTGCTCCTGCTCGCCGAGCACAACGGACTGCGTATCCACGAGGTCCCGGTCGACTGGGTCGAGGACGTCGACACCCGGGTGGACGTGGTGAGCACCGCCAGGGAAGACCTGCGGGGCCTGTGGCGCATGGCGCGGCTCAAGGCGTCCGGTGAGGCCCGGGTCGAGGTGCGGTCGCGCCCCGAGCCGGCCGCCGAACATCCCGACGCCGTCCTCGCACCCCCCGCGCGGCGCGGTGTGCTGTCGTGGGAGGTCGGCTGTTTCGTCGCGATCGGCGTCGTCTCCACGGCCGGACAGGCCCTGCTGTACTGGCTGCTGCGCGGTTGGTGGTCGCCGGCCGTCGCCAACCTGATCTCGCTGCTCGGTCTCACCGTCCTCAACACCGAGGCGAACCGACGCCTCACCTTCCGGCACTCCACCACCCGGCCCGCACGTGCGCACCTCGGTGCCGGGGGTCTCTTCGTCCTCGGCTATCTGGTCACGTCCGCGGCGGTGCTGTGGTTCAAGTCGCTCGATCCCGGTGCCTCACCGGCCGCGGAGACCGCGGTCCTCGCCACGGCGTCCGTCGCGGTCACCTGCGTGCGCTTCGCCGTGCTGCGACTGGCCGTCTTCGCCGACCCCCGTAGCCGTACCCGTTGA
- a CDS encoding transglycosylase domain-containing protein produces MRQLLGLFLLFVGGTAAAVGYAYATVTIPDPNPTTLLQNNVYYWSDGSVLATDGSVNRQNVSLAQVPVDVQGDFIAAENASFYTDPGIAPKGILRAVVHMAEGGSVQSGSTITQQFVKNTYLDQSQTVSRKFKELLISTKIGATMSKEQILQGYLNTCFFGRQANGIQAAAHMYYDLPVEKLDVGQGAFLAAAVNEPSLFQYADSDPAARTQAEARWSWVLDRMVKTGRLTPGQRARYAAAGFPAPTKWTRGSGLTGETGYLVQLARSYAEAHDPTITESSLSRGGYQIHTTFDRKKTAALARAVAAVRKQRLDPAHRSVDRDVQVGAASVDPATGRILAVYGGPGFDHAHYSDNADTSGVPVGSTFKPIVLAAALQHGAVLRPGRSPEPITPASRFNGDDGIRIKDQQGTYVADPKDPTGLLHQHNDTSQRWGYITLRQAMEDSVNTPYVQLGEDVGYGNVARTAQSLGLRPGSLAAPSAGFYIGTSTPSAIRMASVYGTFAASGMQAAPYSVTKVTHNDSVLTAFTAPAPVRALPTAVADNVTDVLRGVIARGTGTKAQALGRTAAGKTGTTDDYRSAWFIGYTPQLATSVVLFREDSNHPQLQSLVGVGGLQKVFGGDIPTAIWTQYMRAALAGLPNTPFPAPTSLGDGTDEFGAPSTSPSPSTAPTKHDGKPGKPGKSTTTAPAPTPVAPTTHAKCNRHKCR; encoded by the coding sequence GTGCGCCAACTGCTGGGGCTCTTCCTGCTCTTCGTCGGTGGCACGGCCGCGGCCGTCGGCTATGCCTACGCCACGGTCACCATCCCCGACCCCAATCCCACGACGCTGTTGCAGAACAACGTCTACTACTGGTCGGACGGTTCGGTCCTGGCGACCGACGGCAGCGTGAACCGGCAGAACGTGTCACTCGCGCAGGTACCCGTCGACGTGCAGGGCGACTTCATCGCCGCGGAGAACGCCTCCTTCTACACCGACCCGGGCATTGCCCCGAAAGGAATCCTCCGCGCCGTCGTCCACATGGCCGAGGGCGGCTCGGTGCAGTCCGGCTCGACGATCACCCAGCAGTTCGTGAAGAACACCTACCTGGATCAGTCGCAGACGGTCTCCCGTAAGTTCAAGGAACTGCTGATCTCCACCAAGATCGGCGCAACCATGTCCAAGGAGCAGATCCTCCAGGGCTATCTGAACACCTGCTTCTTCGGCCGTCAGGCCAACGGCATCCAGGCCGCGGCCCACATGTACTACGACCTCCCGGTGGAGAAGCTCGACGTCGGTCAGGGAGCCTTCCTCGCCGCGGCGGTCAACGAGCCGAGCCTCTTCCAGTACGCGGACTCCGACCCCGCGGCCAGGACACAGGCGGAAGCACGCTGGTCCTGGGTGCTCGACCGGATGGTGAAGACCGGCAGGCTGACTCCCGGGCAGCGGGCACGGTACGCGGCAGCCGGTTTCCCCGCACCCACGAAATGGACCCGCGGTTCAGGACTCACGGGCGAGACCGGCTACCTGGTCCAACTCGCCAGGTCGTACGCCGAGGCACACGACCCGACCATCACCGAGAGCAGCCTGAGCAGGGGCGGCTACCAGATCCACACCACCTTCGACAGGAAGAAGACGGCGGCACTGGCCAGGGCCGTCGCAGCGGTGCGCAAGCAACGCCTCGACCCGGCCCACCGGTCGGTCGACCGGGACGTCCAGGTGGGAGCCGCCTCGGTGGACCCCGCGACCGGCAGGATCCTCGCCGTCTACGGCGGCCCCGGCTTCGACCACGCCCACTACTCGGACAACGCCGACACCTCCGGCGTCCCGGTGGGTTCGACCTTCAAGCCCATCGTCCTGGCCGCCGCGCTCCAGCACGGCGCCGTACTGCGACCCGGCAGGTCCCCGGAACCGATCACCCCGGCCAGCAGGTTCAACGGTGACGACGGCATCAGGATCAAGGACCAGCAGGGCACCTACGTCGCCGACCCCAAGGACCCCACCGGCCTCCTCCACCAGCACAACGACACCTCCCAGCGCTGGGGCTACATCACCCTGCGCCAGGCCATGGAGGACTCGGTCAACACGCCGTACGTACAACTGGGAGAGGACGTCGGCTACGGGAACGTGGCGAGGACGGCACAATCCCTCGGCCTGCGCCCGGGCAGCCTCGCCGCCCCCAGCGCCGGCTTCTACATCGGCACCTCCACCCCGAGCGCCATTCGGATGGCGAGTGTCTACGGGACCTTCGCCGCCTCCGGAATGCAGGCCGCCCCGTACTCGGTCACGAAGGTCACCCACAACGACTCGGTACTGACCGCCTTCACCGCCCCCGCCCCCGTACGGGCCCTGCCGACGGCGGTCGCCGACAACGTGACCGACGTACTCCGAGGCGTCATAGCCCGGGGCACCGGCACCAAGGCGCAGGCCCTCGGGAGGACCGCCGCAGGCAAGACCGGAACCACCGACGACTACCGCTCGGCCTGGTTCATCGGCTACACCCCGCAACTCGCCACCTCCGTCGTCCTCTTCCGCGAGGACTCCAACCACCCACAGCTTCAATCCCTGGTGGGCGTCGGTGGCCTGCAGAAGGTGTTCGGCGGTGACATCCCCACCGCGATCTGGACCCAGTACATGCGCGCCGCCCTCGCCGGCCTGCCCAACACGCCCTTCCCCGCGCCCACTTCCCTCGGCGACGGCACCGACGAGTTCGGCGCCCCCTCGACCTCGCCCTCCCCGTCCACGGCTCCCACCAAGCACGACGGCAAGCCCGGCAAGCCCGGCAAGAGCACGACCACCGCTCCCGCCCCGACGCCGGTCGCCCCGACAACCCACGCCAAGTGCAACCGCCACAAGTGCCGTTGA